A single Saccopteryx bilineata isolate mSacBil1 chromosome 9, mSacBil1_pri_phased_curated, whole genome shotgun sequence DNA region contains:
- the C9H16orf78 gene encoding uncharacterized protein C16orf78 homolog, which produces MAEKTEDGRELPMPTERKSTWRTAEERRLSDLTRVLEWLERRKGKKKKAPQKNTKPVVTLQASGKAEKKAKRTQKQAREKHTVSFSEQTSGPSTWRDMDPIKFRRLYGVEPKSRHLSMGPGSFGKDGGLGKPDLETRDPASQELAQRSLVFHRQGSITDPMFQDAVFAGRKSTILKEWVGKMPEASYERRLKTLLDKNVEPKVDMVKSLKPEEVLSCRYLRLSKNNIRTLLKLCKDAGLNVEIHPHMVEGEIDAKKVFGTSPTVAL; this is translated from the exons ATGGCAGAGAAAACGGAGGACGGGAGGGAGCTACCGATGCCCACCGAGCGGAAGTCCACGTGGAGGACGGCCGAGGAGAGGAGGCTGTCCGACCTCACGCGGGTGCTGGAATGGCTGGAGcgcaggaaagggaagaagaagaaagctccCCAG AAAAACACCAAGCCAGTGGTAACGCTGCAAgccagtgggaaggcagagaagaaagCCAAAAGGACCCAGAAACAGGCACGAGAGAAACACACCGTGTCGTTCTCTGAGCAG ACCTCAGGGCCATCGACCTGGAGGGACATGGACCCCATCAAGTTCCGCAGGCTCTACGGCGTGGAGCCAAAGAGTAGGCACCTGAGCATGGGCCCCGGCAGCTTCGGCAAGGATGGTGGCCTCGGGAAACCCG ACCTGGAGACGAGGGACCCAGCTTCCCAGGAGTTGGCCCAGCGGTCACTGGTCTTCCACCGCCAAGGCAGCATCACTGACCCCATGTTCCAGGACGCTGTCTTTGCCGGCCGCAAGTCGACCATCTTGAAAGAGTGGGTGGGCAAGATGCCCGAAGCGTCTTACGAGCGCAGGCTCAAGACCCTGCTGGACAAGAACGTCGAGCCCAAGGTAGACATGGTGAAGTCTCTGAAGCCCGAGGAGGTGCTAAGCTGCCG GTACCTGAGGCTGTCCAAGAACAACATCCGGACCCTGCTCAAGCTGTGCAAGGACGCCGGGCTGAACGTGGAGATCCACCCCCACATGGTCGAGGGGGAGATCGATGCCAAGAAGGTGTTTGGCACAAGCCCCACCGTCGCCCTCTGA